The Salvia splendens isolate huo1 chromosome 21, SspV2, whole genome shotgun sequence genome includes a window with the following:
- the LOC121784121 gene encoding pterocarpan synthase 1-like, with translation MTIYYHDYAGGPNATTIEIPGPSSGQLNFTKFGAMFCTDDPIYKGIKKDSVPIARGRGIYIITALDGTQAQMLMSVVFINGKYKGSTIEIQGSYEQSLVQASEAAIVGGTGKFRLARGYATFEIVSYDPVTGFSITRSNMTVIHY, from the coding sequence ATGACGATCTACTACCATGACTATGCCGGCGGCCCAAATGCCACCACGATCGAGATACCAGGCCCATCGAGCGGACAACTAAACTTCACCAAGTTTGGAGCCATGTTTTGCACAGACGACCCAATATACAAGGGAATTAAGAAGGACTCGGTCCCAATTGCAAGGGGCCGGGGTATATACATCATAACAGCCCTAGATGGGACCCAAGCTCAGATGCTAATGTCGGTTGTGTTTATCAACGGAAAATATAAAGGTAGCACAATTGAAATACAAGGTTCCTACGAGCAATCACTTGTGCAGGCATCAGAGGCGGCAATAGTGGGCGGCACGGGAAAATTCCGGCTTGCCCGTGGTTACGCCACTTTCGAGATTGTTTCCTATGATCCTGTGACCGGCTTTTCAATTACCCGGTCTAATATGACTGTGATACATTACTAA